GATATCCCGTAAAAGAGCAGATTTTAGACAAGAAAACAATTGGTGAAAAAACTAATTAGGGTGTCAAAAATGTTCAGtcttttgaatgataaaatattatgagtATATTGATAGCTTTTCATAAATaatggaaaacattttttattgttctaaaattttgaagaaaataataattaaaaaaagacaattatttactctccattgtaatttatttgaacttgtgtgcttaaactaaaatattctctagataaaaagtataaaaaaattaggttgTAATGTTATCTAGTCGTTACAAAaagataattgtttaaaatggcATACATCAGGTCTTATAGTTATCTTGATTGATTATCCTGAATGGTTATCTTGATTTAAAACACTCTGAGGCAATAGTTTTAGATacaatgaacaataaaatagtttataacaaAACTGCAACTGGATGTTATAAAGAGTTATTACTGTTATAACTGTTTAAATGAagtgttacaaatatttaatgaatttcaattttcagaTGGCCCCCAAGTGAGACTTCCAACATATCAGGAAGTAGCTGCTGGCGAACCTCTCATAGTTAAATGTGAAGTCTTGTCTAAACCTCCTCCTCATATGATCCAATGGCTGAAAGAAGGGGATCCGTACTTCAGGCAAACAGGAGACACTCTACgaattgataaaattactgtagACGATGGTGGACGATATATTTGCCAGGCTGCCACTTCTTTCAGACCTTCAGGTTCTAACATCCAAACTGAAGCTACAGGAAATGGAACAGTTACAGTTAGAATCAAACGTAtgttaagaaaatttgtttgcttaactttaaaatgttaaaaaatatttttttcttgatggaGTCGAAAACTATGATTACACTTACacataattatttctattattccaTGCtgattgaaaagtaaattaagcaGTCTTGTAAGTTAGTTTCACAATTAAGACCTTTAATTTTCTGTAACCAAAGAAATTTACtcgacataaataaaatactaaaaactattttgaagatTACAATTCATATCTGTAAACTTTTTCCAGTTTTAGAATTTACTattgaatttaaactaatataatgataaaaaaattttctttaaatctatcTGTAGgtcatttttgttaatttatacagaaaaatgATTTGTTAAGTGGAATGTAAATTAACTAATCTAATTTTATGATTACAACCTGTTGCTTGTTTAATAACCATCTAATTTTATGACAAACCTGTCTCActaatttctttcaaacaaaatacataCTGAACAGAATGTGATCAAATTAGTGAAATGATCTGGATGCTTGTAACATGTTAGTTATTGTTGTATATTTTTAGTGATTGTGATAtgatttacttaattaaatgtaaattaattagtgTTAACTAATTTATAACCTGTTAGTTATTATAGAATAGAACTTATTATGACCTGTTAgttattatagaatttttgaaagttacatAAGACATTACAGAATATTtagtcaaataaatatattgattaaaacctaatatttttcaaaattctcaaaTCAAAGAATGTATTCTAAATAAAACCATCCAGATTGTAATTAAACGAGTGTAATTAAACGAGGACAACCtgtcaaaatttaacttttttctgtcaAAGGGGACAAAAAAAAGGTTTCCTAGAAGGATTTTAAATCCTCTTTCCTGTTATTTTATCTTAACATTGATTACAAAACTGAtgaaattgtttacatttcagaTAAACCTGGCCAGGCTGAAATCCATCCTTCTCAACCTGTAGCCATTGCTGGTCGACCGTTTACACTCTCTTGCACAGCACACCCTCTTGGATGGCCAGTACCTGAATACAGGTGGTGGAAAGAAGGCCAGCAGAAAGAAGACCTTACTCAGAAACCGAATTATACCCTAATATCAGCTCACATGAGCCATGAAGGTAGATATTTCTGCCAGCCTTTTAATAGTCTTGGAAGGGGTGGATCAGCATCTGTGTATCTAACTGTGCATGGtacgtattttaaataaaaaattaattatataaccTTAATCAAATTtgtgtaaattataatttttatagattgaaattacaattagattttttgtatCGAATTCAGAGATTCCAATTCAGTTTTCTTCTTATCTAATTCCAATTCTTATCTTATGTTGTTCTTATCTAATTCCAATTaggcagtttttttaaaaatctatttgagATATGAATTaggttatttatcttttatatctAGTTTAGGCTTGAATtagatttttctattcaattcaGATTTGAATTAGGtttttttgcacttatttattcagtacacttaaataatatttcttactttttgtaaaaattatggaattgttaattttcaacCTAGCTATTAGCCccaatgctattttaaaattttagatgcctttttttcatttagtttcttGTTGTATTATATctcatagttttgttttaattcctgTATACTCTTATAAAGTATACAAAATTGTATTGAATTATTTGCTAGCCAGTTGAATCTGAAAATTTCCCCTCAAAGTACTCTTCGATTCATCtagcattaatattaaatgttactacttaattattaaaaacaattcaatttatgaaaatttttgtgaGCCCATATTATGTGAGCCTGTGCTTGCTTTGTATAGTATACTTTTTAGTAACACAATTGATATACCCTTTTAAAAGTActgaattgtattaaatatatttacttctaTTACAGAACCAGCATCTATCCTCATACCACTTAGACCTCAAACCATCAAAAAGGACAAAGAAAGAGATTACAGTATAACATGCAGAGCTCGTGGAAAGCCCAAACCAAAAGTCAGGTGGTTACAGAATGGTCAAGAAATATCTGAAGATAGCGGGCTATTCCATATTTCAAATTCTGATAATGTAGAGGACAATAATGCATTCACTGTACAAAGTACTCTGTCGTTTACGGGACCCAGTCGTCGAGAGAATGGCCTCACTCCTGGCGACAGAGGAAGATATACTTGTGAATTTAATAATGGATTTGGCGAGAATGCTAGGTCTGAAATGATGCTCAGAATTGAACGtaagtttaattcatttatagacttcattatataaaatattatgtatggAAGTATATAATGGCGatataactgaaatatattatatactagTATTATATATtggtataatatattagtataatatattaatattatatatttagtattcattttttatcaatatacttcttaaggtaatatttaaaaaatatatataattattagaaaaattagctggtttttaagaaaaagcaagttaattctttaaattttaatttcttttatttaacacatctatattttattttgttcacatACCTAATTtctataactgaaaaataatgaaggAAGCCTGTAAATCTTAGAGTAACTCAAAAGTtctggaaaaaaaggaaatatttattctaaattttaaaaattattaactaatctGCAGAGTTCTTTAGTGCAAGAGCCATGTTTGGCTACACATCAATTCACACTcagtaaaagaaatgtttaaaaagtataattgaataacttttttattgccACTCTTTTCTGTTCCGGGTGATTTCCTAAAATATCttgacataatattttttatcattgtctGTTCTCCATAAGAGGAGCTACCAACAGTTGATatatattgtttgtttgtttaataatgGTAGAacactaaatgttttttttcctaccaTTTCTTGcagtaaagtaaaataactgGTTTCCATAGCTACTGTCCAAACATGTCTACTTTTTAGAGCTCTTCTTATGGTGGTCAAACAGTAATTTGATCAAACATGTACAATTCTTTTCAGTTAAtgtaatcaaataatatattaatggcAAACAACTGAAATTGCTTTCTCGTTGCAGATTCCCCTGTGGTCCGACATACGTACAATCGAGTGGCTTTTGATGTGGGAGAGACCGCTGTTTTGCAGTGCAAAATGCAGGCTTACCCTAGCCCAACATTTGAATGGGTTTCGAGAGGACGTGTTCTGGACGAATATGGGAACTATGGTACGAACATCACAGACCTAGGCGAAGACATATATGCTGGTGTTCTCTCTATTCGAGACATGAAGGAAGAAGACTACGGAGAGTACACGTGTAGAGCTTCCAATCAAGTTGGGGATGACAAGAAAACCATTATCAGGCTTGTTAggaaaggtaaataaaaattttgcactccTATCAATTGGCTTTGCATTGGTTGGGAGGGACAAAATTGAAGCGGATATTGCATTTTCGTCTTTACCACTTTATGCACATTGTCAATGATTTGAAATGTAACTTTTGTTTACATAGAAAATACTGCGAATTTCCTTGAGTTTGTAGGTTATCTGTTGGACAAAGTATGCACTAAGATATATCATAATATTCTATGTCTAGAGCAGGgcatgaaattttagttttaaagggTATAGcctaactaaaatttttgttcatcgctatttttatgtaaaatttttacagttgtagttttgaagaactttttgatggacaaATTGCCATgaaacagtgtttcccaaagtgtggtatgtgtacccccaggggtacgggaacagtttagctaGGATACGCGTTCTtttgcgaaatatcttgcaagaAACGaaagtttcaaacatttatatttaaaagcaaagctagcaataaaaatttatgattacatatttttctattggctattttgtgcagagttaacagttaataattagtggtgtcaacagccagttgtgatttttaacttttgtgcaatttttttatagtaaaggttTGTATTAAATTCTAcgtattttgattgtttttataaaatataatttttatcctgttattaaagcaaaaacaatatcaaccatctcactgatgcaaataaacttattaacacaACTTTGtaccaagaaagaaaaataaacattgtgttaaaaaaaaatatataaatttttttattagtggtacacagctttgcgaaaaatttagaaagggtacataaaagtcataagtttgggaaacactgccataAAAGAATGTAGAATCTGAAAATTGCTGAATagcacaaaatattataaactgtGGCGAATTCTCAGATTTCAGTCTCAGACATCACTTACTCGCCAATCCTAAATATTTGGTCGCTAACTGCAAGCTGACacgtgaaaatgaaattaattatatttattttaagtaggaATAGCTAAGTcttaatgcaaattatttatttattgttaattcttcttttattattttaaacaggtCCTCCTGAGAGGCCTACTCACTTAGAGTTGATAGAAGTTAGTTCAGATAAAGTGACTTTGAGATGGCAAGAAGGATTCAATGGTGGTTTCGCCAACACTGAGTTTTTGGTTACGTATCTCAATACTGAAAATGGTCGACAAATGAATGAGTCCTGTCGGACTCAAAATTTGTGCCAAATCACTGGTATGTATTGATATCacacaagtttttaaatttgatattgcTTATGACTTTCatgcatttttacttttttaaatttattttgtaaaatgtgttGCTTATCATGCTAGAACAACACATATcaatgttaaacaaaaaaaatgattcttttacTCTTGTCAACCAAGAAGTAATATTACTCTAAcgagactttaaaaaaatagaccgAAACTTGCtcataaacacaaataatattcATATCACTTGCGTTTTAGGTATTCTTTAAgttccattttataaaatgagtgCTTTATAATGAAGGAACAGCTGTTGTTAATCAAGTCAAAATTTAAGAGAACAATAAGCTCATAAATGCAAAAACTCACATTACTTAATGTCATAtgttttagtcattttttttatttatttttataaaattagtagcttataaagtaaaaatagctaaaaccaattaagtcaaaattaaaaggaatagGCAACCTCAAAcaaaaattcactaaaaaaaaacataatttataaaacttctttttgtaatatttttttttaggatttcGAAACatcgttaaaaatgttttcaatgttagcattatttttaaagtaaacttcaaaaataatctaACGATTTTTAACTTGGAAGgagattaatttttcattgttcttaGGTCTCTCTGCAAATACAGAATATCACTTCAAAGTTTTGGCTGTTAATCCCCGTGGTTATAGTCCATATTCAGAAGAGCTGTCTGTTACAACTAAAGGTACTTAGTATTTAAATGTTCAATGTAGCAGTAGatacattttgtattaaacattaattaaatatttattatttaattcaatattgatCCATTTATGATTGGAAGCAAAACTTATTTGTGTGTTGTGGATAAAACTTTATCAATTTAAtccttaatattgttttttatttgtgtttaattcattttaaaagcatggAATATTCAGTGCATGTATGTTGAAATCATAGTGTATTTCATGCATGTAAAATATATGTGTGCTCAGGCAAGTTAGACCAATGCATGTTGCTAAAGCTGGTTAGTTAATATAATTGTGATAAATAACAGTTAACTAAATATATGTTTGTATTGTAGGCTAATTGGTAAATCTGGCTATTTGCAAACAGTCAAAATTTCTCGTATTTTGCAATGTGCCATGCTAATTGGAAAAGTCAGTTGTTTCTAATCAGTCGAACACTATTTAGGCTTGTTGCAATGAGCCCAGATGCTTTTAGGCTACTAAGAAAATATAGCATTCATTCCTCAATTAGCCTGATAAATTTCAGGAAGTATGCCAGAATTGTTAAGgcttattacaaatttattaaactttgcaGATTGCCTTATTTTACTATGTGCCATGCTGGTTGAAAAAGTCTCCACTATTTTCTGATCAAACCAACACTTTTTAGATTTATGGCAATGAACCCAGATATTTTTAGGCTCATTcgaaaatctataatttatatcttaataagCCCGATTTATTTCAAGCAGTTTTCAAGAAATCCAGAGCAATGCTTTTTCAAAgtttacgaaaattattttaatagtttctttttcttttttttttgtaattaaaatataggcTGATTGTAAGAAATCTAAGAAGTATCACACATACTAAAAAATACTTCTGACTTAGGTGATTAGCATAAAGCATTGTAAAACCCTTGTGACGTTTGCAAATAGACTAATTCTACAATTAGCTTAAGACATACGTAAATAGCTCTCCGatcaaaattttgcttaaattttttaataaaaactctgCATAGTGTGAATACATTAATATGCTTGTTTGTGTTGTATTGTGgcttttcatttattagttGAAATTGTTAGTATAATTCTTAATGTTTCAATTAAGcgattataacaattataagaTAACAATTATGCgtttataataaacatttgaCCATACAAATTAACAGCtggtacaaaaataattattctgtgACGAATTGCAACATGCTTGAAGAAAAGtgtgcaaagtttttttttacttttgcattGATCTAACAATACTAACCCTTCAaggaatttacaattttaaaatttcctttcttttttaaaataattgtattcttTAATTACACTGCTGTAAATGCTTTTTAAGACtacttactaatttttatatttctttctttttttacagtgaatttAAGAGGTAAGCATAAGACTTTAATaacaattactgatttttttcccttatttttttcttctcgtaaaacaattgatatttttgtacCAGCTGTTCATATTCctgttttatcatttaatagtTGGTGTGCTTAATTGTAGCTTTTAATGCTCTATGTTTTTGATGTTTCTTAAGTggtagctatattttttttggtgctaaatttaatactttcattgtgcatttgtacatttattttattatattttttaaaatttatgtggttttctgtaaattttgtaatgtctggcctgttattaaaatatctccAATATcctataatctttttttcttcctaaatatTATCATTGATTAATGAATAACGTTAATTTTCTATCTCACAGTGCTAagtatattatttctaaaaagattTCCTTAATATTTGTGAGTTTGAGTATTGCTTACATGgcttttagttactttttttatttaattaatttgatgcattatatgtattattttgctctttgatgaaaaaaatcttgtaacCTTCTTATTAATTGTTTAGCATTCCAAAAGTtgatttctcctaatacttgatctaagagctcccttgtcttctggattgggttcaaaattacaaggctacgtagttgaacattagtagttgtatacccaaaaattgggtcagctgttcaacactggttataaaaaaaatatgttgggaaaacttaattatttttcaatttagttactaaataaaagattttctatAAACACAACTCTTAATAGAATGAAATATGaaaccttattaaaattttgaaaacaatttgcaCATTAGGGATtggaaactaatatttaagtgagtaagaaaaggaaaatcatATCAAAATCTAAGAAATTTAAGGACAGCTCCAAAAGCATGAAAACCTGTTTGATTATCTGAGAAAACAAAAGCATGAAAAGCAATTATTAGGAAGCCTTCCAAGTTTCGTCAAGCAATCAAATcggttttagtttttttcactCTCTAGTGATTTGGTTTCTTTACCATTAAAGTGTAtacttcatttcattttcagtaAGAATTCTGAAGTGCATATTAAAAGTCATCATTTACTTATAATATCTACACTAAAGAGTTTAATTGTAACTTAAACCTATGGGAGCTATTAAACCTAATTAGACAATACTCATATccataatttacatttaactgCACtaagaaatatacatataaaaatgtcTGAAGATCGTAATTGcatgttttctaataaaaaagataaaatcttatatttttcataatctttGTGTTTagcttttctaattttcatatttatataaagtatCTATCTCGTagtttatttgatataaatattcataGTGCATGTGCTTAATAGAATATCTTTTATTGCAGACATGCCAAGACCAACAGAAGCACAATATGATCGTGATACTGGCTATCTTACATTTCATGTTGaattaagttcattaaaattgttGGCGAAGGtaactataaaataacatatattttttaaataagttaaataatgatgaaaataatatcatttaatttctctcaataattctgataaaagatatttttccaaattattttagatcttcaaatttatttaagttttccaTTTGCacaatatgtataaaatattcttatttttttaagttacagtAAATGCTCGATGTAACAAGTATGGTGTATTACAAGAGGTACACTATTGCAACAATTTTTCAAGTCTCtgcaaaaatgataatattaaagTCACAAAAATTAGGAGGACAAACAACAACTTTACAAACAATTATTACAAACTTACTacaattatgacaaaaaaatttttcgagggaaaacatttttatgccatttaagtgttcaattttaaatggaaaacagCAAATTgcgacatttttatttctgttaatatTATAGAAAAGTGAAAATGAACATCATATCACCTTATTTTAACCCTTTAGCTTATAATAAGCAAATGTGTGAGCGTCTACGGGCCTAGTTGTAACTTTCTTTACAAATGTTTCTCTTAGGAAACCTGTGAAATActtaagaaattgaaatcaaCATTCTGTATTATCAATGatgttgaaaacttaattttatcttttagtcTAAGCTACCCCAGACCaggttgtaatttttattaaacaagttTCTTTTAGAAAACCTGCCAAACACTTTGAAAGAATCCTTCTTTTACAAACTGCTGATTATAATTCCTGACAGCTTAAAGTAGAAATCAACATTCCATGCTATCAATCACTTCAAAAACTACTACTGCATTTCATGTTATCTTTTAGTCTTTTTTACTGCTATTTTATGTTGTGTATTTGAATATATTGATAATTCTACCTGCTACTTTGATTTATcaaaatggaattaattttattttatttatattttgaaatttcaaatggttctaatatttatttttcagattgagGCTAGACCTGTGGGATCAGAGATGTGGGTCCTACAGACTGTGATCTCGGTCATTAGACCCATAGAGAAAGTGCAGTTAAGCCCTCCTGATGAGGGATTTTCTGATGTGCGTGTCAAACTTTGTCTTGATAGTAATGACTCTTGGTGTGGTGATGCCAAATTGGCAAATCCTTTTGAAGGTAAgctaaagaagaagaaaaattatataaagaaaaatcacacaaatataagatattttttaaacatgcttcAGGGTAcgtagagtttttaaaaagtgcttatttttgatttgcattttttaaaagcccttaaagatgcttttttttattggatgttcttaaaaagtgttaaaattttcctttaccCTGTTGATTTTTgccacatattatgcaaaaagactCTGTTCATATTGTTGTATTcgacgttttcacaattaattcgaCCCCAATATATTTCAATGTACCGTCGGTCcttagcgtatgaaaacgccattcgtttNTATttttgatttgcattttttaaaagcccttaaagatgctttttttattggatgttcttaaaaagtgttaaaattttcctttaccCTGTTGATTTTTgccacatattatgcaaaaagactctgttcatattgttctattcaacgttttcacaattaattcgaCCCCAATCTATTTCAATGTACTGTCGGTCcttagcgtatgaaaacgccattcgtttaaTCTTTCAAGATGccataatttttgacaattgtcaaaaacaatgccaatttttattttatttttttgacatgacggttaagtctggataaaaccgtcaattgtcaaaaacttgccaaacctgccaaattatattttttgaatagtgcttattttttgttgaaaaatttggctacttGAATAAGTTTTAACTAGGAGGCATaagtaaatgttaatattaagttcatgaaatattaaaattggtgAAGCGATTCTCCATGTGTAAggacatgtaattattatttctaaaagctcttaaaattttatttaaaagacattatTCATTCTATATGATTAATGTGCTTGAATAAATTCTGagatgaaagaaaacaaaactatattattaCATCTAGTAATATGTATATTACTCAAATTGGTGATAAAATATATCCAAACATTAATAAGTTTCGTGCATAAGTATTCCTAAAATTAGAAAGATTGCTACGTAGTTAgttacaatttttcataaatttaaagtataaggATAAATTGCCATTATAAATCTGTTATACTTTAACCTTCCAAGCATTGAATGCCTGGAAAaatctgtacaaaaattatCCTCCtgtgcaatatttttctatttaaataccattatgGAACAGGTTTTTTGTAGCAGGAAATGAAAACCTGCATCTGAAAGTTCGGAAAAAGCTGGTACTAAGAGCATCAGCATTAATACTACAGAGCTCAGagcattaatactttttttaatgttcctgTTAAATTAagagttcattaaaaattatgtcttgTAAAAGAGTTtccatattaatatttattatttctagtagaagagttaataatttttggtggaatagtttctatattttaattactttagagttatatattgtttctttccatgttaataaattaaaatgctaatttttttttataaattagtttccATATTATTACTTTCTACTGTTTCTTGTTGTAgcgttattaataattttttataataaaacattaatgctAATTGTCTCTTGTAAATGAGtttccatattattaataatttattgcttcttgtagaaaagttattaataatctTTAGAACTGAAcactaattgttttttatacaacagtttctgaatttttattaatttatctttagaGTTATTTTGTATcttgtaaaattatcaatatttatagattaaaacGCTAATTGTCTCTTGTAAATTACtttccatattattaatattgttttttttttaatagaaaagtcattaatagttttttattaatatgcctttaaagttttttgtttatttgtaaaattatcaaaattaatagattaaaattctACTTGTTTCTTGTAGAAGAGCTTCCAAATCCCAAAGATTCTAGAGCTGGTTTACCAACTGAGGCTGTCATGAT
Above is a window of Parasteatoda tepidariorum isolate YZ-2023 chromosome 5, CAS_Ptep_4.0, whole genome shotgun sequence DNA encoding:
- the LOC107451685 gene encoding cell adhesion molecule Dscam2 isoform X3 codes for the protein MTSAKRTNSWITMFRCSSSTLCVCLMFILLFLCLLSTGGVKAAPQYFTDLDAEGCCSGQVMLGDSRDVVQGESLRLPCRFHSALGSSTTLYFWSRVNKDGKDNAAINAAALDPHYNIDFSPQEGKYDLLISQANYDKDNGKFECWLKEGGSGVDIYSVSYVVTVLIVPGEPRITPPKPIAREGESTALTCSSEGGSPDPTIRWYRDGVLLQGMVQKGGSRERPTSSVLTITPRLEDDDSIYRCVVWNRALREDQKLETSVSLRVHYSPRITVGPSNPLNVLENTDAHLSCNVIASPPVRSVRWLRNGMLISNTLNHTIRGVTSEDSGIYSCIAENGIGEPTQANLELSVLYGPQVRLPTYQEVAAGEPLIVKCEVLSKPPPHMIQWLKEGDPYFRQTGDTLRIDKITVDDGGRYICQAATSFRPSGSNIQTEATGNGTVTVRIKHKPGQAEIHPSQPVAIAGRPFTLSCTAHPLGWPVPEYRWWKEGQQKEDLTQKPNYTLISAHMSHEGRYFCQPFNSLGRGGSASVYLTVHEPASILIPLRPQTIKKDKERDYSITCRARGKPKPKVRWLQNGQEISEDSGLFHISNSDNVEDNNAFTVQSTLSFTGPSRRENGLTPGDRGRYTCEFNNGFGENARSEMMLRIEHSPVVRHTYNRVAFDVGETAVLQCKMQAYPSPTFEWVSRGRVLDEYGNYGTNITDLGEDIYAGVLSIRDMKEEDYGEYTCRASNQVGDDKKTIIRLVRKGPPERPTHLELIEVSSDKVTLRWQEGFNGGFANTEFLVTYLNTENGRQMNESCRTQNLCQITGLSANTEYHFKVLAVNPRGYSPYSEELSVTTKDMPRPTEAQYDRDTGYLTFHVELSSLKLLAKIEARPVGSEMWVLQTVISVIRPIEKVQLSPPDEGFSDVRVKLCLDSNDSWCGDAKLANPFEEELPNPKDSRAGLPTEAVMISIVIGGVVFLLVIILSICCCWKKRVNHKEKKDFEMETTNPRPKAVTPPYFPDGVVNKGLESVTDDMTKAGIYTTNTSGINGGINGHIPSGSHLNSGMMYNPDPDTSPCSALDHSEPWLKPTDELGTEGSYQPYDSRLPNGYFYPEDYQPLTEDLMNIKNRDHIHSPYYDVSGLPDPYAMGEEDKPQHISLSYDESHESGYSTPNSRSRRVIREIIV